A DNA window from Chelativorans sp. AA-79 contains the following coding sequences:
- a CDS encoding site-specific integrase, with product MATTNKKRLTNQVLERMSPPKAGRLEMGDELCPGLVLRVTEQGAKSFSVIYRVLGEGGETESGRPLAGKQHRITLGKWPVLSLASARDRTRAIIAKANEGIDPRAELIEAVKERRANTFSAVLDRHVKQDAMRTISSWQNVERVLRLHVVPRLGDRPIADIRRSEVHEIMDDLVASGRIGTAREVRKQMSRIFNWAADREIIESNPLSGMKRTDLARNTEAGRALTDVELRSIWKAAEDLRYPFGSLYQTLMLTGQRRAEWAFCKRSEIDTENRWLDLGKERFKSRREHIVPMSEFVWALFETFPVWAGRNDYFVFSSKHGRVPVAGFSQGKRALDAAALKHLREETGDKTASLQHFRIHDLRVTCETRLANLGFNQEVRDAVLGHARPGLQKIYNKHDYLKEKREALQAYGAHLMGIVRK from the coding sequence ATGGCTACGACAAACAAGAAGCGGCTGACCAATCAGGTGCTGGAGCGGATGAGCCCGCCCAAGGCGGGGCGGCTGGAGATGGGCGATGAGCTATGCCCTGGGCTCGTGCTGCGGGTTACCGAACAGGGTGCGAAATCGTTCTCGGTCATCTACCGCGTACTCGGCGAGGGCGGCGAGACGGAGAGTGGTCGACCGCTGGCGGGCAAGCAGCACCGCATCACGCTGGGCAAGTGGCCGGTCCTCAGCCTCGCAAGCGCGAGGGACCGGACGCGGGCGATCATCGCCAAGGCCAATGAAGGGATCGACCCAAGGGCGGAGCTTATCGAGGCGGTGAAGGAGCGGCGGGCGAACACCTTCTCCGCCGTGCTCGACCGTCATGTGAAGCAGGACGCGATGCGCACCATATCGAGCTGGCAGAACGTCGAACGGGTGCTTCGCCTGCATGTCGTGCCGCGCCTGGGCGACAGGCCGATTGCCGACATCCGCCGCTCGGAGGTCCACGAGATCATGGACGATCTTGTTGCGAGTGGCCGCATCGGCACGGCGCGCGAGGTGCGCAAGCAGATGTCGCGCATCTTCAATTGGGCGGCGGATCGCGAGATCATCGAGAGCAACCCGCTCTCCGGCATGAAGCGTACGGACCTCGCCCGGAACACGGAGGCAGGCCGTGCGCTCACCGACGTCGAGCTACGCTCGATCTGGAAGGCTGCGGAGGACCTTCGCTACCCGTTCGGCTCGCTCTATCAGACGCTCATGCTGACCGGCCAGAGGCGGGCCGAGTGGGCCTTCTGCAAGCGCTCGGAGATCGACACGGAGAACCGCTGGCTCGATCTCGGCAAGGAGCGCTTCAAGAGCCGGCGCGAGCACATCGTGCCGATGTCGGAATTCGTCTGGGCGCTGTTCGAGACCTTTCCGGTATGGGCTGGCCGCAACGACTATTTCGTGTTCTCCTCGAAGCATGGAAGGGTTCCGGTCGCGGGCTTCTCGCAGGGCAAGCGGGCGCTCGACGCGGCGGCGCTCAAGCACCTGCGCGAGGAGACCGGCGACAAGACGGCTTCCCTCCAGCACTTCCGCATCCACGATCTGCGCGTGACCTGCGAAACGCGCCTTGCCAATCTCGGCTTTAATCAGGAGGTCCGTGACGCGGTGCTTGGGCACGCGCGGCCGGGGTTGCAAAAGATCTACAACAAGCACGATTATCTGAAGGAGAAGCGCGAGGCGCTACAGGCGTATGGCGCGCACCTGATGGGGATTGTGCGGAAGTGA
- a CDS encoding DNA sulfur modification protein DndB, with the protein MDDVHVDQIEPTVTNSLDDLLDQGDHSGRPFNVLVGSNMGNRTLIMSVPMAAFYEISEVANKANLEALPAHRELPVAQRRLDETHAKKLAIFILKGLIDTARRKLEVQGRPLPPALVSIQKDIGSQPYISMQPITANIRTCKFGGDGLRFERKGGVITVFLSDKHVLWVIDGQHRRFAMHMVFDFLKSVINNGRYPRKPALYVPAGDAKREPTPEEMQVWAAAFEVARAECSIVVETHLGLTFEQERQLFHDLNNLGKTVESGLVYEFDNSNAVNRFIKDRLLGNDILKAKVVDTDNPHDWHKDEGVISRKDLISINALLFLNKTTINGASPADINAKESYGCRFWGAVAQIPYWGEEGAKKNTVAAQPVVLKALAKLAYDFGYGRDQNPEHLERLFTAIEEGEIDFGHTNPMWRYFEMSSADREALCPGLKDAVTPDEAGYNLDLGNFDEKMQVMRFGAKHNDIQRHLGDMIRWKLQLPKRKALVKLQEELAFANSKS; encoded by the coding sequence ATGGATGACGTACATGTAGATCAAATCGAACCAACTGTCACCAACAGTTTGGATGACCTCTTGGATCAGGGCGATCATTCGGGTCGCCCCTTCAACGTTCTGGTAGGCTCAAATATGGGTAATCGAACCCTTATTATGAGCGTTCCCATGGCAGCATTTTATGAGATTTCCGAGGTGGCGAATAAGGCTAACCTTGAGGCACTGCCTGCGCATCGTGAGTTGCCAGTAGCACAGCGGCGGCTTGATGAAACGCACGCTAAAAAGCTAGCAATATTTATCTTGAAGGGGCTCATCGACACTGCTCGCCGCAAGCTTGAGGTGCAGGGTCGCCCGCTTCCGCCCGCGCTTGTCTCAATTCAGAAAGATATAGGCTCCCAACCGTATATCTCGATGCAACCAATTACGGCCAATATCCGGACCTGTAAGTTTGGAGGGGATGGACTTCGGTTCGAGCGCAAGGGCGGTGTGATCACGGTCTTTCTGTCAGATAAGCACGTGCTTTGGGTAATTGACGGCCAGCACCGCCGTTTCGCCATGCACATGGTGTTCGATTTTCTTAAGTCGGTCATCAACAATGGTCGCTACCCTCGGAAACCCGCCCTCTACGTGCCGGCAGGAGACGCCAAGCGGGAGCCGACTCCGGAAGAGATGCAGGTTTGGGCAGCCGCTTTTGAGGTCGCGCGTGCTGAATGCTCAATTGTAGTGGAGACCCATTTGGGTCTGACTTTCGAACAAGAGCGCCAATTATTCCACGATCTTAACAATCTTGGAAAGACAGTCGAGAGTGGGCTGGTTTACGAGTTCGATAATTCCAATGCCGTCAATCGGTTTATTAAGGACCGGTTGCTGGGTAACGACATACTCAAGGCCAAGGTAGTGGACACCGATAATCCGCACGATTGGCACAAGGACGAGGGCGTGATTTCTCGAAAGGATCTCATTTCGATAAATGCGCTCCTTTTCCTAAATAAGACCACTATTAACGGCGCCTCACCTGCCGACATCAACGCCAAGGAATCGTATGGCTGTCGGTTTTGGGGTGCCGTCGCGCAAATTCCATATTGGGGAGAAGAAGGCGCCAAGAAGAACACCGTCGCGGCGCAACCTGTCGTACTTAAGGCCTTGGCCAAGCTCGCGTACGATTTCGGCTATGGCCGGGATCAAAACCCAGAGCACCTTGAGCGTTTGTTTACTGCTATTGAGGAGGGTGAGATTGACTTCGGTCATACCAATCCGATGTGGCGCTACTTTGAGATGAGCTCGGCTGATCGTGAGGCGCTTTGCCCTGGATTGAAGGACGCGGTGACGCCGGATGAGGCAGGTTACAATTTGGATCTTGGCAATTTCGACGAGAAAATGCAGGTCATGCGTTTCGGAGCGAAGCACAATGATATCCAACGGCATCTCGGTGACATGATCCGCTGGAAGCTACAGCTTCCGAAACGGAAAGCGTTGGTTAAGCTGCAGGAAGAGTTGGCATTCGCCAATTCAAAGTCCTAG
- a CDS encoding phage/plasmid primase, P4 family, with protein MRTFENPFAGKARELRGKSPLVGKAHGIVAKHYLTHFRPHLVYFNDEYYDWTGSGYQLLDPRQVHADLVAIYDGYPVVVGEGLERAAWAASPTNLAGVISIVNGTCLLSRTDHQPPCWLDGRQGATDNLVVFKNGVLDLDAGTLIPPTEALFCTNVLPFDYDPSVTEMPYFKAFLDQVFAHDAGAQNLLQEWFGYNLGTDTSHQKLLLIVGPRRSGKGTIGRLLQSLVGPANAVAPKLRQFGQNFGLQQLIGKSVAIVYEARTSSRDDRYAIAENLLSIVGEDPQSIDRKNKTAWQGKLNTRITLMSNEVPDLPDGAKALEARYLIIRLQESFVGRENRELGAKLTAELPAIMNWALAGLRRLRDVGSFSQSDDADIRELISETPLKQFVAERCHLSPDARCDKSELFREFRQWAAENNVPLSMGMQLQHFSRRLFEEFPEVSGAKNLKSEYRGIQLLPPPKLPF; from the coding sequence ATGAGGACTTTTGAGAATCCTTTCGCCGGCAAAGCACGAGAGCTTCGCGGCAAGAGCCCGCTGGTGGGTAAGGCGCACGGAATAGTAGCGAAGCACTACCTAACCCACTTTCGGCCTCACCTCGTCTACTTTAACGACGAGTATTACGACTGGACCGGCTCAGGCTACCAGCTTCTTGATCCGAGGCAGGTTCACGCGGATTTGGTGGCAATATATGACGGGTACCCGGTCGTTGTTGGCGAAGGCCTGGAGCGTGCGGCGTGGGCTGCTTCGCCCACCAATCTTGCGGGCGTCATCTCCATCGTCAACGGGACATGCCTGCTATCTCGCACTGATCATCAGCCCCCATGTTGGCTTGATGGCCGCCAAGGCGCCACGGACAATCTGGTCGTGTTCAAGAACGGTGTCCTCGACCTCGATGCCGGCACGCTGATACCACCGACAGAAGCGTTGTTCTGCACCAATGTGCTGCCATTCGACTACGACCCGTCGGTGACCGAGATGCCTTACTTTAAGGCATTCCTGGACCAGGTGTTCGCTCATGACGCAGGCGCGCAAAACCTGCTTCAAGAGTGGTTCGGTTACAATCTCGGGACCGATACCTCTCACCAAAAGCTGTTGCTTATCGTTGGTCCTCGCCGATCCGGCAAAGGCACGATTGGCCGTCTTCTGCAGAGTCTGGTCGGTCCCGCGAACGCCGTTGCTCCAAAGCTCCGGCAGTTCGGCCAGAACTTTGGCCTGCAACAACTCATCGGTAAATCGGTTGCAATCGTTTATGAGGCTCGGACCAGCTCTCGCGATGACCGGTATGCGATTGCCGAGAACCTGCTGTCGATTGTGGGTGAAGATCCTCAATCAATCGATCGGAAGAACAAGACCGCGTGGCAGGGTAAGCTGAATACCCGGATAACCCTTATGTCCAACGAGGTGCCCGATCTGCCGGACGGCGCGAAGGCACTGGAAGCGCGGTATCTTATCATTCGCCTTCAGGAATCCTTTGTCGGTCGGGAAAATCGAGAGCTTGGAGCAAAGCTGACCGCCGAACTGCCGGCGATCATGAACTGGGCGCTTGCCGGCCTTAGGCGCCTACGTGATGTGGGATCATTTTCGCAATCCGATGACGCGGATATCCGCGAACTCATCTCCGAGACGCCGCTGAAGCAATTTGTAGCCGAGAGGTGCCATCTCAGTCCGGATGCCCGATGCGATAAGAGTGAACTCTTCCGCGAATTTCGGCAGTGGGCGGCGGAAAACAATGTTCCTCTCAGTATGGGCATGCAGCTGCAACATTTCAGTCGCCGGCTGTTCGAGGAGTTTCCCGAGGTGAGCGGCGCAAAGAACCTGAAATCAGAATATCGCGGCATCCAATTGCTGCCGCCACCGAAACTGCCGTTCTGA
- a CDS encoding ABC transporter permease subunit → MLGRTGIINTLLQDVGLISAPIDWLLFSDFAVIVGLVASYLPFATFPLILAMQRVDPIVLAAARDLGAGFWTVLRTVLLPFTLSGVFAGFLFVFVMVAGSSTEVQMLGGAGASVISVMINDVMRVANYPLAFAISTIVLVIIFGLVLIGNWTVWRACSRIGNNDDP, encoded by the coding sequence GTGCTTGGCCGGACCGGCATTATCAACACCTTGCTGCAGGACGTCGGGCTGATATCGGCGCCGATCGACTGGCTGCTGTTCAGCGACTTTGCGGTGATCGTGGGCCTAGTCGCCTCCTACCTGCCTTTTGCCACCTTCCCTCTCATCCTGGCCATGCAGCGGGTCGATCCGATCGTCCTTGCGGCGGCGCGCGACCTCGGCGCGGGCTTCTGGACCGTGTTGCGAACCGTGCTTCTGCCGTTCACCCTGTCCGGCGTCTTCGCCGGCTTTCTCTTCGTGTTCGTCATGGTCGCGGGATCGTCGACCGAGGTGCAGATGCTGGGCGGCGCCGGCGCCAGCGTGATATCGGTGATGATCAACGACGTGATGCGGGTAGCGAACTATCCGCTCGCCTTCGCCATTTCGACGATTGTCCTCGTCATCATCTTCGGCCTGGTGCTGATTGGCAACTGGACGGTCTGGCGCGCCTGTTCGAGGATCGGAAACAATGACGATCCGTGA
- a CDS encoding very short patch repair endonuclease — MADLITPEQRSANMALIRSRNTLPEILVRRTLHRLGYRFRIHWKNAPGRPDIALPNRKCLIQVHGCFWHQHPGCAAARIPTTRREFWKQKLEQNRARDLKNQAAAEALGWRALIIWECELRDLQAIEKRLVTFLGPTRVDQ; from the coding sequence ATGGCTGACCTTATTACGCCAGAGCAGCGGAGCGCCAACATGGCGCTCATTCGCTCAAGAAACACGCTACCCGAAATACTCGTCCGCCGTACACTTCATCGGTTGGGTTATCGCTTCCGTATCCATTGGAAGAACGCACCTGGTCGTCCTGATATCGCTTTGCCCAATCGCAAATGCCTAATCCAAGTTCACGGCTGCTTCTGGCATCAGCATCCCGGATGCGCTGCGGCCCGGATCCCCACCACTCGACGCGAATTCTGGAAGCAAAAACTTGAGCAAAACAGAGCCCGCGATTTGAAAAATCAAGCAGCAGCGGAAGCCCTCGGCTGGCGAGCGCTTATCATTTGGGAATGCGAACTCCGCGACCTTCAGGCGATAGAAAAACGCCTGGTGACGTTCCTCGGGCCGACTCGTGTAGATCAGTAG
- a CDS encoding AlpA family transcriptional regulator gives MPNRLLSLKQVMERIPLSKTEIYRRIRDGRFPRPVRIGSHRIAFAEAEIEEWFADRLNHRDGTPKAGE, from the coding sequence ATGCCGAACCGCCTACTCTCACTAAAGCAGGTCATGGAGCGCATTCCGCTCTCGAAGACCGAAATCTATCGGCGCATCCGCGATGGCCGATTCCCTCGACCAGTTCGCATCGGTTCCCATCGTATCGCCTTCGCCGAAGCCGAAATCGAGGAGTGGTTTGCCGACCGCCTCAATCATCGCGACGGCACTCCAAAGGCGGGGGAGTGA
- a CDS encoding ATP-binding protein yields the protein MLQLLGDQLIGSPRLALFELVKNAYDADADEVVITFHNVGTTKAKITIRDNGQGMSLQTIEDVWLVPGHDHREKDREKNVRSPKYGRLPLGEKGVGRFAVHKLGDRIRLVTRAEGEAECIVDFDWDVLLEKTYLAEAEITVRERTPQVFKTGTGTLIEISRLRSADWTRGEVRDLYRQVTSIASPFGDRIGDFDVRLEVPEHPEWLSTLPGVEQLLEKAPYTFEFDFDGRRLHYRYEFRGIPRLKLNKRVVERDEIHFQIPPGEEPDVLDPSDEPRPRRRGRIAADEETLAGIGPVSGRFYIFDRDKKILPLYGDTRFLERYLDQNGGVRVYRDGVRVYNYGEPSDDWLGLDLRRVNEPAKRLSRNITVGVVDLSLAESYALQEKTNREGFVETEAYQRLKRIVLGALTILQVERNIDKEHIRQVTGEPSGTSEGIEGPLAELRRLARANRVDKILEPAIHKIETDYAILRENFARSGVSNAGLAVIFHEVERGVRVLTGAINDPDFDIESLREQAGQLQGLLETSTQLLRNTTRKSGSLRDIVRTARDLSLLRFRLHGIKLTCPALEEDGPDATAVFSSGLVLGALTNLIDNAVHWVKVRHPNADDRRIYVNVFPDFEGGPAIIVADNGPGFLDDPATIVSPFFTRRPGGSGLGLYFANLVMDLNEGHLVFPAAEQADVPEAFDGAVVALVFGRH from the coding sequence TTGCTCCAGCTGCTGGGGGATCAGCTTATAGGTTCGCCTCGTCTGGCGCTTTTTGAGCTCGTCAAAAATGCGTACGATGCTGATGCGGACGAAGTCGTTATCACATTTCACAATGTTGGCACGACAAAAGCGAAGATAACCATACGCGACAATGGTCAAGGCATGTCATTGCAGACCATCGAAGATGTATGGTTAGTCCCTGGGCATGATCACCGGGAAAAGGATCGCGAGAAGAACGTCCGATCACCAAAATACGGCCGATTGCCGCTTGGCGAGAAAGGTGTGGGACGGTTCGCTGTTCATAAGCTCGGCGATCGAATCCGTCTCGTCACCAGAGCGGAGGGGGAGGCCGAGTGCATTGTGGATTTCGACTGGGACGTTCTGCTGGAGAAGACCTATCTAGCAGAAGCGGAGATCACTGTGCGGGAACGCACTCCCCAAGTCTTCAAGACAGGAACGGGGACGCTCATCGAAATCAGCCGTTTGCGTTCTGCCGACTGGACGAGGGGCGAGGTTCGCGACCTTTATAGGCAAGTTACCTCCATAGCCTCGCCATTTGGCGACCGGATAGGTGATTTCGATGTAAGGCTGGAGGTGCCCGAGCATCCGGAATGGTTGTCAACACTCCCTGGAGTGGAGCAACTGTTAGAGAAGGCCCCTTACACATTCGAGTTCGACTTTGATGGACGCAGACTGCACTACCGGTACGAATTCAGAGGTATCCCGCGGCTGAAACTCAACAAACGTGTGGTGGAGCGCGACGAAATTCACTTTCAGATCCCGCCTGGCGAGGAGCCGGACGTACTTGATCCAAGCGATGAACCACGACCGCGGCGGCGTGGCCGGATAGCGGCAGATGAAGAGACTCTTGCAGGAATTGGGCCTGTATCGGGTCGCTTCTACATCTTCGACAGAGATAAGAAGATTTTGCCTCTCTATGGAGATACCCGTTTCCTCGAACGATATCTCGACCAGAATGGTGGTGTCCGCGTCTATCGTGACGGTGTCCGCGTATATAATTATGGCGAACCCAGTGATGATTGGCTTGGCCTTGATCTCCGGCGAGTAAACGAGCCAGCCAAGCGTCTAAGCCGGAATATCACCGTAGGTGTTGTCGATCTAAGCTTAGCTGAAAGCTATGCTCTTCAGGAGAAGACGAATCGCGAAGGATTCGTGGAGACCGAGGCTTATCAAAGACTTAAACGAATAGTCCTTGGTGCGTTGACGATACTACAAGTCGAGCGCAACATAGACAAAGAACATATCCGCCAAGTGACTGGAGAGCCGAGCGGGACATCAGAGGGCATTGAGGGACCATTGGCAGAGTTGCGGCGTCTGGCGCGGGCGAACCGCGTGGACAAGATTTTAGAACCTGCAATCCATAAGATTGAGACCGACTATGCAATATTGCGTGAGAATTTCGCGCGATCCGGTGTGTCCAACGCCGGCCTTGCTGTTATTTTTCACGAGGTGGAGCGTGGCGTCCGTGTATTAACCGGAGCAATCAATGATCCGGACTTCGATATTGAGAGCTTGCGCGAACAGGCAGGCCAGCTTCAAGGCCTGTTGGAAACATCAACACAGCTGCTGCGGAACACGACGAGAAAGTCCGGCTCGCTTAGAGACATTGTGCGAACAGCCAGAGACCTGAGCCTTCTGCGATTTCGCCTACACGGCATCAAGCTTACATGTCCAGCTCTGGAGGAGGATGGCCCGGACGCAACCGCCGTTTTCAGTTCTGGCCTGGTGCTCGGTGCTCTGACCAATTTGATAGACAACGCAGTTCACTGGGTCAAAGTCCGCCATCCAAATGCTGACGACAGGCGTATATACGTCAATGTGTTCCCCGATTTCGAAGGCGGCCCCGCAATTATTGTTGCGGATAATGGCCCGGGTTTCTTGGATGATCCAGCCACAATTGTTAGTCCGTTTTTCACACGTCGACCTGGTGGAAGCGGTCTAGGCTTGTATTTTGCAAACTTGGTGATGGACCTTAACGAAGGGCATCTTGTGTTTCCTGCTGCGGAGCAAGCTGACGTGCCCGAGGCTTTTGACGGCGCTGTAGTTGCGCTTGTGTTTGGTAGACACTAA
- a CDS encoding LysR family transcriptional regulator: MFAHLNPTIDVRLLRTLHLLLSERNVSRVAVFLGQTQPAVSQSLKKARNVFGDPLLVRSGHMLVLTERGEEVRRAIEMVLGGLSEALLPASTFDPRTAQTRIRIAAVNCFGIFLIPAIGERIRREAPQIAVDFFAPSPNSDLQQELGAGRVDIVIGNWPAPTPSLRHSALLHCGIACVARADHSFLGPGPIPLEAYLGFDHVSPTPGTSAAFSPIDGRLYQLGVQRRIAMSVPEYSLIPAVLAETDLLFTTARPYAERIIAASPPGQLRLIEAPAEFGEMNLYMLWHERAHFSAHNRWLRGLVKSAAKRFDLALHSAEIAGTLRGRMTQPLETARS, from the coding sequence ATGTTCGCGCATCTTAATCCCACCATTGACGTCCGGCTGCTCCGCACGCTGCATCTGCTCTTGAGTGAGCGCAATGTTTCGCGGGTGGCCGTGTTTCTGGGGCAGACGCAGCCGGCGGTGAGCCAGAGCCTGAAGAAGGCGCGGAATGTATTCGGCGACCCGCTGCTCGTGCGCAGCGGCCACATGCTCGTGCTGACGGAGCGCGGCGAAGAGGTGCGGCGCGCTATCGAGATGGTCCTCGGCGGCCTCTCCGAGGCATTGTTGCCGGCCTCGACCTTCGATCCGCGCACCGCCCAGACCCGCATCCGCATCGCGGCGGTCAACTGCTTCGGCATCTTCCTGATCCCGGCGATCGGCGAGCGGATAAGGAGGGAGGCGCCACAGATTGCGGTGGACTTCTTCGCCCCCTCCCCCAACTCCGACCTGCAGCAGGAATTGGGCGCTGGGCGGGTGGATATCGTCATCGGCAACTGGCCGGCACCCACGCCAAGCCTGCGGCATTCGGCGCTTCTTCACTGCGGCATCGCCTGCGTGGCGCGCGCTGACCATTCCTTTTTGGGGCCGGGGCCGATCCCGCTGGAGGCCTATCTGGGATTTGACCACGTCTCGCCCACGCCGGGCACGAGCGCTGCGTTCAGTCCGATAGATGGCCGCCTTTATCAGCTTGGCGTGCAGCGCCGCATCGCCATGTCGGTGCCGGAATATTCACTGATCCCGGCGGTGCTTGCGGAAACCGACCTGCTGTTCACCACGGCCCGTCCCTATGCCGAGCGGATCATCGCCGCATCGCCCCCGGGGCAGCTCCGCCTCATCGAGGCGCCTGCGGAGTTCGGCGAGATGAATCTCTACATGCTATGGCACGAGCGCGCGCATTTCAGCGCCCACAATCGATGGCTGCGCGGGCTCGTCAAGAGTGCCGCCAAGCGCTTCGACCTTGCGCTGCACAGCGCGGAAATTGCCGGCACATTGCGCGGAAGGATGACGCAACCCCTTGAGACTGCTAGGTCATAA
- a CDS encoding helix-turn-helix transcriptional regulator, whose protein sequence is MRLARIAAGFSQEELADRAGIDRTYVSGIERGKRNPTIAVVARFAEALGTTTANLLARGAYAGSSQRKP, encoded by the coding sequence ATGCGCTTAGCGCGCATCGCCGCCGGCTTTTCGCAAGAGGAGCTTGCCGACCGGGCGGGCATCGACCGAACCTATGTGTCGGGGATCGAGCGGGGGAAACGCAACCCGACGATCGCCGTGGTCGCTCGGTTCGCGGAGGCGCTGGGCACGACGACGGCCAATCTGCTGGCACGGGGCGCCTATGCCGGGAGTAGCCAGCGGAAGCCCTGA
- a CDS encoding ABC transporter permease: MTIRDEPIPRLVVWTITVLGFVAIYAPPLYLLGISFSPSLQPRSPYPSEATLKWYAALAGERALLAALWQSVAIATGTALAATLLSLLAALAYVELHIRRARWFLIVILPMFVPGVIQGLALSVIMTRVGVKASGLTVMAGHLLWAMPFAFIVILTSFAAVRGSFLMAAADLGAGRWRQFRDIILPLIRPGLVSAFVFSFLLSLNEFTRAFYLAGRQNTLPVVLFGKMNSGASPTIYAMSGANLSGVGPLRRRDRRPRFRQAASRIASKVLRFFARLLEAGTPEAWPLCTPDAGQGAAAFLVQRLARYLHYLFGTRPEATEGEVAIREVAPCSRILIPPLTSGCSARCICS; this comes from the coding sequence ATGACGATCCGTGACGAGCCTATCCCGCGGCTGGTGGTCTGGACGATCACCGTCCTCGGCTTCGTGGCGATCTACGCGCCGCCGCTCTACCTGCTCGGCATTTCGTTCAGCCCGTCCCTCCAGCCCCGCTCGCCCTACCCGTCGGAAGCGACGCTGAAATGGTATGCCGCGCTGGCGGGCGAACGCGCGCTGCTCGCGGCACTTTGGCAGTCGGTTGCGATTGCGACGGGAACGGCGCTGGCCGCCACCTTGCTGTCCCTGCTCGCGGCTCTCGCCTATGTCGAGCTGCATATCCGCCGCGCCAGGTGGTTCCTGATCGTCATTCTTCCGATGTTCGTGCCGGGCGTCATCCAAGGGCTTGCCCTCTCGGTCATCATGACCCGCGTCGGGGTCAAGGCTTCGGGCCTCACCGTGATGGCAGGGCATCTTTTATGGGCGATGCCCTTCGCGTTCATCGTCATCCTGACCAGCTTCGCGGCGGTGCGCGGCTCTTTTCTCATGGCAGCCGCGGATCTCGGCGCCGGCCGGTGGAGGCAGTTCCGCGACATCATCCTGCCGCTGATCCGGCCCGGCCTTGTCAGCGCTTTCGTATTTTCGTTCCTGCTGTCCCTCAACGAGTTCACCCGCGCTTTCTATCTCGCGGGCAGACAGAACACACTGCCGGTCGTCCTCTTCGGCAAGATGAATTCCGGCGCCTCGCCGACGATCTACGCCATGTCGGGCGCAAACCTTTCTGGTGTCGGTCCTTTGCGTAGGCGCGATCGCCGCCCACGCTTCCGTCAAGCGGCCTCGAGAATAGCATCCAAGGTGCTTCGGTTCTTCGCCCGCTTGTTGGAGGCAGGAACGCCGGAGGCCTGGCCATTATGCACGCCTGATGCAGGTCAAGGGGCAGCGGCATTCCTGGTTCAAAGACTGGCGCGATATTTGCATTACTTGTTTGGCACTAGGCCAGAGGCAACCGAAGGGGAGGTTGCAATCAGAGAGGTAGCGCCATGTTCGCGCATCTTAATCCCACCATTGACGTCCGGCTGCTCCGCACGCTGCATCTGCTCTTGA